Within the Gadus chalcogrammus isolate NIFS_2021 chromosome 15, NIFS_Gcha_1.0, whole genome shotgun sequence genome, the region GATCTGACGGAAGAGCTCCTGGCTGCAACACAGAGAAACAACACAGCATGATGAAGATCCAACACAgcagaaacaacacaaaacaaaacgacATGTTGAAGATCCAACACAGgagaaacaacacaaaacaaaacgacATGTTGAAGATCCAACACAgcagaaacaacacaaaacaaaacgacATGTCGAAGATCCAACACAGGAGAAACAACACAACATCTTGAGGAAtccaacacaccaacacgtTGAAGAATCGTGCGAGTTTGCGTGTGGGGGTCTGACCTGAGCTTGGTGGAGTTGAGCAGGTAGAGCTTGGTGTGGTGCTGGATGAGGGTCCACTGGGGGTTGACGCAGCCCACAAACGAGTGGTTCTGCAGCATCTCCTGAAGACCTGGGGGGTGGGAGGCCGCGTTCAGTTCAGCCTTTCACtctaaacggactgcatttatacagcgcatTCCTAACCaggggccactcaaagcgctttgcaatactgcctcacattcagccattcatgcacacacatgcacacattcacacatcgacGGTGGTGTCAGCCccacagggcgacagccagctcgccagGAGCCGTTAGggggaggcgtcttgctcagggacacctcgtcagctaggaggagccggggatcgaactagcaaccttccggttaccagccgacccgctctgaGCCACATGCCTCAGGTCACAGTTCGGAGCGGAGCGGGGCGAGGCGAGGGGGGAACTGACCTTTGTGGGTGTCTTCAGAGATCTCAGTCCGCAGCTCCTTGATGCTGTTCAGCTTGATGACACGCCTCCTGGGCGTGGCTGCTGCTgttagctcctccccctcctcctggctggTCCTGGGGCGCTtcctgggaacacacacacacacatgtgagtttgcacacaaaaacgcactaacacacacacttaaagggTTAATGCACACAATTATTAACATGGTTAGCAGGTGCTAGTGTTATGCTGAACTATGTGTCGATTGTAAAATGTTAAAGACATTTCGCAGCAATATCTAATTATTAATGACACGTTATTATGAAATATAGATAAGAGATGATCAACATTGTAAAACTCCAACTGAATTATCACACAATGACCGGTACCTGGGCTGgtctggggtggtggtgctgcctCTGGAGGCCGGCTCcatgtcctccacctcccccacctcccccagggCCTCCAGCAGGGCAGCATCCTCCGTCGCCTCCATCTCCGCCCCCGACTCCGCCCACAcggccccagccccgcccccgcccccgcccccgcccccggacgcccccccggccccactGGGACCCGGGGCGGTCTTCTCCCTGGGCTGGAGGAAGGCGTCCAGCTTCTGGGCACGGCAGTCGGTCCGCACCATCTGGTGGGCGTAGACGCGGTCTGACGGATCCGCCCCCGCGGCGTCCCcccgggcggaggaggaggggggcttcaCCTCCGACACCGACAGGCCCGGGAGCATcgtctgcaacacacacacacacacaggggggcaCGCGGTCACgtgtgcaaaacacacacaggggggcaCGCGGTCAtgtctgcaacacacacacgggaacgCATGTGGGGGTTTCCCCTCCGGATCCAGATTGACCTGCATGAGTTAGTGACCCCTAAATGTCTCACTTTGTGAGAAAAACCTTGACATTGACTTGCCATTTGCGTGTGACACAGTGATTGTGTCCAATTCAGGTTTTCTTTACCCATGCTGCCCTGACGGCACGTGTTCACATCTGCATGGGGCTGGGGCTGGTACGGGGGATTGTCGAGGGCGGTGCGTTTGTACTCtcagccaaaaggttctgggtgcAAACCCCAATATCTGATGCAGTGTAACCTGTCGGCATCCCCGGGTTACGATTCCCTTAACAACCCTTACGACTCATAAACGGCATGCGTCACGAGATTACCTTGTGATGAACATGAAAGCTAGCCAGGATACGGGCTTGCTACTTTACGTTCCTGCCTAGCGTCAAACGCGGGCTTGCCTGTTAAGGGCAACCCGTGTTTCAGTGTCTCTTAAAGTGCAGCGCGCCCCTCCTGACCCTACCTGGGTGAAGTAGGTGCGCGAGGAGTTGGAGCCCAGCAGTTTGCTCTCCACGTGTTTCTGGACGCTCTCGATGATGCTGTCCTCGTGCAGGAAGTGGACCTCGTGTTTGGTGGGGTGCACGTTCACGTCGATGTTGTGGGGGGCGATCTCCAGGCTAGGGGGGGTCCGGCGTGGAGGACAAGCACAGAGACGGTTCGCACACACAACGAAGCTACGGGCTGGGCTGCACTTTATCGGCGGTAAACCCCTACATCCTTGGTTCAAACCCAAATGTCGGCAGTTTAACCTGTTGCCATCCCAGGGTACCCTTACCCACTTATTGTAtgctgtacgtcctggcacttaaaaacagtacttagcattgtgtagcgtcttatcctagctatctttgttgaatACGGGGAATAGCATTACCTGAGGTAGAGGAAGGGGTGCGTGTTCTTGGGGAGGTAGGCGGCGTAGACCGTCTCCAGGGCTTTCTTCAAGGCGCCCGACTCCACCAGACGATCtgaggcagacggacagaggaGAGCTCAGcacggcggcagcggcggcccTGTGACGCTCGCCGGCTGAGGTGGGTCTGTGGCGTGGATCGTCAGCGGGGGACGTACGGTTGATGAAGAGGACCAGGATGCACTTCTTCACAGAGTAGTTGGCGTTGGAGATGTAGCCCTTCAGCTTGAAGGCGAACTTCGTATCCTCGCAGCCGACTTCAATCAACTCCCTGGCGGACATGGATATCAGAAATACacatttacattgacatttaggggattttgctgacgcttttatcccatGCGACTTaaacccattcattcacacattcacacaccgacggcggggtcaaccacgcaaggcgacagccagctcagtgtgaggcgtcttgctcagggacacttggagccggggatcgtactagcaaccttccggttaccagtcaacccggtCTATCTCCTGAGCTGCTGTCGCCTCGTTTACAATAGCTCAGGAGAAATGGTCATGTCGAGGGTAAGAAATAAATCAGAGCAGTACAGGAACAAACGGCCTTGTTTGGGCTTTCGTACCGGCTGACCGCGTTGCCAAACACCCCTCGGATGTTATCCACGACGGACGCGTCGGGGAGGGTCCGCACGTCTGCCACCGTCTCTCCTTGCTGAGGAGAGTGAGATCCATGATTAACATTAAAACCTCACATGCTTTGGTTTGTTGCAGCAAAATGATGAGCAGAAAACATTAGTACCGATTAGTACCGATAGGTTTGAGCACAGAAACCAACGAGTGTTACACTTCTGCGAAACTCTATCAAACGTCTATTCTGACAGAAGTCATCCAGGATTCTTCTAGAAAGTTTAAACatgaagtaaaataaaatagccATGACTGATGGACTCGAATTAAATACCTTCTTGACAGAAAGGCTTTTCCCCGAGTTGTGTATAGCGTACCTGCAAAAAAAAGGCCACAGTAGTAAGAGACAGCAGGTAAACGTAAACATAGAACGAGGCAACCGAAGGAGGAACCCGCTGCGCGTCGCCCCGCCTCTCCCCACCTGCTCACCACCTCCACGATCCGGGCGTACTCTTCTCCTGGGCTCTTCAGTGCCTTCCTCCGTGTGGACACGTTGTAGAACAGGTCCTCCACCTGCAGACATGGACCCAAAGGCCGCAGCACCATCGTTACATGCACAGCTCCTACTCCTGAAGAACCTCCCACCCGGACCGTTTACATTTATAttcagggcattcagcagacgctttatccaaagcgacttacagtaagtacatttgtcagcagTTCaattgaaacaatatatcgctgcctgtcggtacagtaacgatgttcatagaaccaagggccaagcacttacaatcactagattaacccattccccgtatacaacaaaaatggctaggataagacgctacgcAATGCCAAGCACTTTTTTAAGTACAAGGACGTACAACCTTCAATAAGTGCTCACATTAAGGACCAGGAAATACAACATACAAATAAGGGCGTAAgagggttttgggggggggggtaaaggggagggggggggggggggggagactatGCAGAGTGTAGGTGAACTCTGATCAAGTGAGGGACCACTCACCAGTATCTGTGTGCCCTGGTTCCCagcacagggtttgggaggccCTTTTGGTTTCCCATCACTGTAGTTGGCTCTGAGGAAGTGGGCGACACACGTGTTCAGAACGGTCCAAGTACCGCCCCCAAGGAGACGTAAACAGCCCCGCCCCTC harbors:
- the mlh1 gene encoding DNA mismatch repair protein Mlh1, producing MAGVIRRLDETVVNRIAAGEVIQRPANAIKEMLENCLDAKSTNVQVTVKEGGLKLIQIQDNGTGIRKEDMDIVCERFTTSKLQSFEDLSAISTYGFRGEALASISHVAHVTITTKTKDAKCAYRANYSDGKPKGPPKPCAGNQGTQILVEDLFYNVSTRRKALKSPGEEYARIVEVVSRYAIHNSGKSLSVKKQGETVADVRTLPDASVVDNIRGVFGNAVSRELIEVGCEDTKFAFKLKGYISNANYSVKKCILVLFINHRLVESGALKKALETVYAAYLPKNTHPFLYLSLEIAPHNIDVNVHPTKHEVHFLHEDSIIESVQKHVESKLLGSNSSRTYFTQTMLPGLSVSEVKPPSSSARGDAAGADPSDRVYAHQMVRTDCRAQKLDAFLQPREKTAPGPSGAGGASGGGGGGGGGAGAVWAESGAEMEATEDAALLEALGEVGEVEDMEPASRGSTTTPDQPRKRPRTSQEEGEELTAAATPRRRVIKLNSIKELRTEISEDTHKGLQEMLQNHSFVGCVNPQWTLIQHHTKLYLLNSTKLSQELFRQILIYDFGNFGVLRLSSPAPLYDLAMLALESEESGWTEEDGPREGLAQYITDFLRNKHEMLEDYFSLEIDQDGNLTGLPLLLDHYSPVMEGLPMFILRLATEVNWDDEKECFGDFAKECSQFYAIRKQFILDAEPGEEPQEGEGGSWRWKVEHVVFKALRSLFSPPKSFSEDGSVLQIANLPDLYKVFERC